DNA sequence from the Sediminibacillus dalangtanensis genome:
TTTGGACACGGAATTGTCAATGCGTTCAATGCAGTTTCTGCAGTTGTCAGCGGAGTGGGAGAAATCACCGGGAATGTCTACAAGGAGGGCGACGACAGTGAAGAACCTGCAATTGAACATGTAGCCCCGGAAGATACTTATGAAGGCGTACCGCTCTCGCTCGCAGCACAAGTGAACGATAATGTAAGTGTCGACACAGTTGAATTGCAGTATCGTCTAGACGGCGGTGACTGGGAAACAATCGCAGCGGAATTAGTCCAAGGTGATTTCACCGAAGGTACTTACCAGGCGGTGATTCCAGGGGAAGCAATCGCAGGCGATTCGCTGGAATACAAATGGAAAGCGGTCGACTTTGGGGAAAATGAAGTGGAAACGGATGTTTATCAAGTTTCCATTAAAGAAGCAATTTCTACTGGATATGAAGAAGATTTTGAAGCAAACCCAGTAGGCTGGTTGTCATTTGGGGAAAACAACTCCTGGCAATGGGGTGTACCAGAATCCGGACCAGAAGAAGCTGCTTCTGGAGAGAATGTTTATGGTACAAACCTGGCAGGAGATTATGACAATGACGCCAATATGACCTTGGTGATGCCGCCAGTAGAAGTACCAGAAGGGGATACCTTCCTCCAATTTAAATCATGGTTTAACCTGGAAAACAACTATGATTACGGTCATGTAGTGGTTTCTACTGACATGGAAAGCTGGGATCAATTACAAGAATTTAACGGCACAACAGAGGGATGGACGGACACAGAAGTGGACCTTTCCGAGTATGCCGGACAGAATGTGTTTGTAGGATTCCACGTTGATACTGATTTAAGTGTAGTGCGTGAAGGCTGGTATATAGACGATGTGGCATTAACTGACCAGGCTGATGGTTCTACTGCCTCCCTCCATAGAAATACAACGAAAAAAGCAAAAGCAGCTAAACAGGATAAGAAATCTGCTGATAAGAAAGTAGAAAAGAAAAAGAAGGTCAATCCGAAAAAATTGGCTCCTTCTAAACTGAAAGATGTGACTGCACCACAGTTGGCAAAAGGGGAAATTGATGATCAATATCAACCGAATCTCCTGCCGTTGGATGCAACTGTCACCGTGCTAGAAACCGATCGTTCCGTGGACACAAATCCTGCTGATGGAAGCTTCCGTTTACTACATGGTGCAGGAGACTACACGCTTCAAGCAGACGCCTACGGGTTTTATGCTGAGGAACAGGCAGTTGAGGTTCCGGAAGAAGGCTCGGTAGAAGCCAATTTCACATTAAACCCGATTCCAACTGGAACGGTTTCAGGCCAAGTGGTCAATGAGGAAACTGGGGAACCGATCGAAGGGGCTACCTTGATGCTTGTCGAGGATGCAGCTGTCGATCCAGTTGAAACAGGAGCAGATGGATCTTACTCCATTGAAGCATACGAAGGAGACTACACCATCCGTGTTATGGCTCCTGACTTTCATGCTAAAGAAGTTGCTGTATCGATTGAAGGAGACGAAACGGTCGAACTGACAATTGAAATGGATCCATTCATTGGTTACCCAGGAGAAATTGGTTACGATGACGGAACCGCAGAGAATGCTCGTGCATTTTATGATGCAGGCAACGGCTGGGCTGTAAAAATGTCCCTTGCAGAGGGACAGGAGTCAGCTATGGTAACCGGCGGTCTCTTCCGTTTCTGGACAGAAGACTGGCCTGTACCGGGTGGCGAGGAATTCCAAGTAGCTGTATATGATGCCAGCGGACCAGACGGGGCACCAGGTGAAAAACTTGGTGGACCATATGATGCAACGGCATTGCGTAACGGCGAGTGGACGCGCGTTGACCTGGCTGATAAAGGAATTTCTGTATCGGGAGATTTCTATATGGTCTATATTCAAAGCCAACCTAATCCAAATACTCCTGGACTAGGTACTGATGAAGATGGAGAAAATGCCGGAAGAAGCTGGCAGCTGGTCGACGGAGGCTGGAGTCAAACACCTGAATCTGAAGGGAATTACATGATTCGGGCTTTGGTAAGTTATGCAGCTGAAGCACCGGTAATTGAGTCACCATCGGATAACAGTTATACAAAGGAAGAAGTTGTAACGGTTACTGGAAGTGCGGCTCCATCTACAACCCTGACTGTCTACAATAATGAAGAAGAAGCAGCAGTAACAGAAGTAAATGAAGATGGTGAATTTTCGGTCGATGTTACGCTTGAATCAGGGGCTAATTCCCTGACAGCTGTTTCCTCTACCGATAACGGTTCCACCGATCCTTCTGACCCAGTGGTCATAACACTGGACCAACAGAAGCCTGAACTTACCATCACCTCTCCGGAAGATGGAGAAAAAACGAATAAAGAAGTAGTGAAGGTGACTGGCGAGGTTGTGGAAGACAATCTTGATAAAGTGGTAGTGAACGGTCAAAAAGCAGACGTTGACGAAGATGGAGCGTTTTCTAAGCGGATTCTTGTAGACGACGGTGAAAATGAAATTAAAGTCCGGGCTGTTGATAAAGCTGGTAATGCCCGTGTCAACACTATCACCATTGATGCGAAACTGACCGCTCCGGAAATTACCAACGTTACCCCAGAAGAGGATGTTTATCTCCAAGCAGGCGAATCCGTTAAAATTGAGTTTGATTCGGATGCAGATCTGGATGCAACGTTCTATATCAAAATGCCTTTAACCAATTTGTCCAACAATGCTACAGAACTTCCGATGACAGAAACGGAAGACGGACATTATG
Encoded proteins:
- a CDS encoding S8 family peptidase, yielding MKWLSISLIAFLVLQLFTYTTASAQSSSTSLSIKDNLQVNNKISKDLTDSFQKKKEVTYLVKMKDQADTAKAAKNAAATAQKTDSSLTSSQIKRVKTSAVVTELKSTALESQQSLKKYLESATEKGKVSSYNSYYIVNAMAVTSNEEIMKEIAAMPEVEKVLPNRVRKLTPAEQETVKEMKLAKETNATEWNIDRVGAPEVWEEMGIDGSGVVVANIDTGVQWDHPALQDQYRGFDASNPDQTDHELNWFDATAGEETPYDDQGHGTHTMGTMVGTDDDGSNQIGVAPGAKWIAVKAFTAAGGTDADLLEAGEWVLAPKDADGTPHPEAAPDVVNNSWGGGPGLDEWYRPMVQNWISAGIIPVFSAGNDGPGDGTVAAPANYPEVIAVAATDSSDGLASFSSRGPSPYDGEIKPDIAAPGVNIRSSVPGSSYESGWNGTSMAGPHVAATAALLLQADSSLSVEDVKDILMETADTTTNSQYPEDPNEGFGHGIVNAFNAVSAVVSGVGEITGNVYKEGDDSEEPAIEHVAPEDTYEGVPLSLAAQVNDNVSVDTVELQYRLDGGDWETIAAELVQGDFTEGTYQAVIPGEAIAGDSLEYKWKAVDFGENEVETDVYQVSIKEAISTGYEEDFEANPVGWLSFGENNSWQWGVPESGPEEAASGENVYGTNLAGDYDNDANMTLVMPPVEVPEGDTFLQFKSWFNLENNYDYGHVVVSTDMESWDQLQEFNGTTEGWTDTEVDLSEYAGQNVFVGFHVDTDLSVVREGWYIDDVALTDQADGSTASLHRNTTKKAKAAKQDKKSADKKVEKKKKVNPKKLAPSKLKDVTAPQLAKGEIDDQYQPNLLPLDATVTVLETDRSVDTNPADGSFRLLHGAGDYTLQADAYGFYAEEQAVEVPEEGSVEANFTLNPIPTGTVSGQVVNEETGEPIEGATLMLVEDAAVDPVETGADGSYSIEAYEGDYTIRVMAPDFHAKEVAVSIEGDETVELTIEMDPFIGYPGEIGYDDGTAENARAFYDAGNGWAVKMSLAEGQESAMVTGGLFRFWTEDWPVPGGEEFQVAVYDASGPDGAPGEKLGGPYDATALRNGEWTRVDLADKGISVSGDFYMVYIQSQPNPNTPGLGTDEDGENAGRSWQLVDGGWSQTPESEGNYMIRALVSYAAEAPVIESPSDNSYTKEEVVTVTGSAAPSTTLTVYNNEEEAAVTEVNEDGEFSVDVTLESGANSLTAVSSTDNGSTDPSDPVVITLDQQKPELTITSPEDGEKTNKEVVKVTGEVVEDNLDKVVVNGQKADVDEDGAFSKRILVDDGENEIKVRAVDKAGNARVNTITIDAKLTAPEITNVTPEEDVYLQAGESVKIEFDSDADLDATFYIKMPLTNLSNNATELPMTETEDGHYVGYWTATSNVVAEGAEIVVKVGDDYGNVTEAAAEGKLFINTED